The DNA sequence GCGCCGATTATCTGGCGAGCCGGTTTGAGGGCAAGAGCCAACCCTTGAAAGGCACGCTGCTGGACCAGAAGGTCATTGCCGGCCTCGGCAATATCTATGTCTGCGAGGCGCTGTGGCGCGCTCATCTTTCTCCTTTGCGGGCAGCGGGAACGCTGGTGACGACATCAGGCAAGCCCAAAGCGCAGCTCACCGATCTCACGGAAAAAATCCGTGACGTGATCGCGGACGCGATCGCCGCCGGCGGCTCCTCACTGCGCGACCATATACAGACGGACGGAACGCTTGGTTATTTCCAGCATTCCTTTTCGGTCTACGATCAGGAAGGCCAGCCTTGCCGGACACCCGGCTGCGGGGGTACGGTTGAGAGAGTGGTACAGGCCGGTCGTTCGACCTTTTATTGCGCCGCCTGCCAGAAGTGACTGAGCCAAGAGTAATGGGCCGGAATAACGGAGAAGGGGAGATTGCCGTGGATTATGAAACGATACTGGTCGAGAAGCGTGATGAGGTGGGCATCATCACGCTCAACCGCCCCAAAGCGCTCAACGCTCTAAACTCGGTGCTCCTGAAAGAGCTGCGGCACATTCTCTCTTCATTCTCCACCGATGATTCCATCGGTGCGATCATCATTACCGGCTCGGAAAAGGCATTTGCCGCAGGCGCCGACATCAAGGAGATGCAGGGGCTGGATTTTGTCGACGCCTATGTCGGTGATTTTCTCGGCGGCTGGGACGAGGTCGCGTCGACGAGGAAGCCGGTCATCGCCGCCGTTTCCGGTTTTGCGCTCGGTGGTGGCTGCGAGCTGGCGATGATGTGCGATTTCATCATCGCTTCGGAAACGGCGAAGTTCGGCCAGCCGGAGATCACCCTCGGCGTCATTCCGGGCATGGGTGGCTCCCAGCGGCTGACGCGGGCGGTGGGCAAGGCAAAGGCCATGGATCTGGTTCTGACCGGCCGCATGATGGATGCCGCAGAGGCCGAGCGTGCCGGCCTCGTCTCGCGCATCGTGCCCTCCGCAAATCTGATGGAGGAGGCGGTGGAGGCTGCGACCCGCATCGCCTCGCTGTCGCGTGCCTCGGTTCTTATGGCCAAGGAAAGCGTCAATCGCTCCTTCGAGGTGTCGCTCGCGGAAGGCCTGAGATATGAAAGGCGCTCATTTCAGTCTCTCTTTGCAACGGCGGATCAGAAGGAGGGCATGGCGGCCTTCATCGAAAAACGCAAACCGGTTTTCCGGAATCGCTAAGGAGTCGGAATATCGGCGTTTTCCGCCATTTGCGCGTTGACGGGCGTGCGCTTTAGCGGTATATGCCCGCCCACGGTTAAGGA is a window from the Agrobacterium tumefaciens genome containing:
- a CDS encoding enoyl-CoA hydratase; protein product: MDYETILVEKRDEVGIITLNRPKALNALNSVLLKELRHILSSFSTDDSIGAIIITGSEKAFAAGADIKEMQGLDFVDAYVGDFLGGWDEVASTRKPVIAAVSGFALGGGCELAMMCDFIIASETAKFGQPEITLGVIPGMGGSQRLTRAVGKAKAMDLVLTGRMMDAAEAERAGLVSRIVPSANLMEEAVEAATRIASLSRASVLMAKESVNRSFEVSLAEGLRYERRSFQSLFATADQKEGMAAFIEKRKPVFRNR